The following are encoded together in the Neomonachus schauinslandi chromosome 15, ASM220157v2, whole genome shotgun sequence genome:
- the CORO6 gene encoding coronin-6 isoform X3, translated as MSRRVVRRSKFRHVFGQAAKADQSYEDIRVSKVTWDSSFCAVNPKFLAIIVEAGGGGAFIVLPLAKTGRVDKNYPLVTGHTAPVLDIDWCPHNDNVIASASDDTTVMVWQIPDCTPMRNITEPILTLEGHSKRVGILCWHPTARNVLLSAGGDNVILIWNVGTGEVLLSLDDMHPDVIHSVCWNSNGSLLATTCKDKNLRIIDPRKGQVVAERARPHEGARPLRAVFTADGKLLSTGFSRMSERQVALWDPNNFEEPVALQEMDTSNGVLLPFYDPDSSIVYLCGKGDSSIRYFEITDEPPFVHYLNTFSSKEPQRGMGFMPKRGLDVSKCEIARFYKLHERKCEPIIMTVPRKSDLFQDDLYPDTPGPEPALEADEWLSGQDAEPVLISLRDGYVPPKHRELRVTKRNILDVRPPAGPRRSQSASDAPLSQQHTLETLLEEIKALREQVQAQEQRITALENMLCELVDGTD; from the exons ATGAGCCGGCGTGTGGTTCGGCGGAGCAAGTTCCGCCATGTGTTTGGGCAGGCGGCAAAGGCTGACCAGTCCTACGAGGACATCCgtgtgtccaaggtcacatgggaCAGCTCCTTCTGTGCCGTCAACCCCAAATTCCTGGCCATTATTGTGGAGGCTGGAGGTGGAGGTGCCTTCATTGTCCTGCCTCTGGCCAAG ACAGGACGCGTGGATAAGAACTACCCACTGGTCACTGGGCACACTGCTCCTGTGCTGGACATCGACTGGTGCCCACACAATGACAACGTCATTGCCAGTGCCTCAGACGACACCACGGTCATG gTGTGGCAGATTCCAGACTGCACCCCTATGCGCAACATTACGGAACCCATCCTGACACTTGAGGGCCACTCCAAACGTGTGGGCATCCTCTGCTGGCACCCCACTGCCCGGAATGTCCTGCTCAGTGCAG GTGGTGACAATGTGATCCTCATCTGGAATGTGGGCACTGGGGAGGTGCTCCTGAGTCTAGACGACATGCACCCGGACGTCATCCACAGCGTGTGTTGGAACAGCAATGGTAGCCTGCTAGCCACCACCTGCAAGGACAAGAACCTGCGCATTATCGACCCCCGCAAGGGCCAGGTGGTGGCG GAGCGAGCCCGGCCTCACGAGGGCGCCCGCCCGCTGCGGGCCGTCTTCACTGCGGACGGGAAGCTGCTCAGCACCGGCTTCAGCAGGATGAGTGAGCGGCAAGTCGCGCTCTGGGACCCG AACAACTTCGAGGAGCCAGTGGCACTGCAGGAGATGGACACGAGCAACGGGGTCCTACTGCCCTTCTACGATCCCGACTCCAGCATCGTCTACCTATGCGGCAAG GGCGACAGCAGCATTCGGTACTTTGAGATTACCGACGAACCACCTTTCGTGCATTACCTGAACACGTTCAGCAGCAAGGAGCCTCAGAGGGGCATGGGTTTCATGCCCAAGCGGGGGCTGGACGTCAGCAAGTGTGAGATCGCCCG GTTCTACAAGTTGCACGAAAGAAAATGTGAGCCCATCATCATGACTGTGCCCCGCAAG TCAGACCTGTTCCAGGACGACCTATACCCAGATACTCCCGGCCCCGAGCCGGCCCTAGAAGCGGACGAGTGGCTATCTGGCCAGGACGCCGAACCCGTGCTCATCTCGCTGAGGGACGGTTACGTGCCTCCCAAGCACCGCGAGCTCCGGGTCACCAAGCGCAATATTCTGGACGTGCGCCCTCCCGCCGGCCCCCGCCGCAGCCAGTCGGCCAGCGACGCCCCCTTGTCG CAGCAGCACACTCTGGAGACGCTGCTGGAGGAGATCAAGGCCCTTCGCGAGCAGGTGCAGGCCCAGGAGCAGCGCATCACGGCTCTGGAGAACATGCTGTGCGAGCTGGTGGACGGCACGGACTAG
- the CORO6 gene encoding coronin-6 isoform X1, which yields MSRRVVRRSKFRHVFGQAAKADQSYEDIRVSKVTWDSSFCAVNPKFLAIIVEAGGGGAFIVLPLAKTGRVDKNYPLVTGHTAPVLDIDWCPHNDNVIASASDDTTVMVWQIPDCTPMRNITEPILTLEGHSKRVGILCWHPTARNVLLSAGGDNVILIWNVGTGEVLLSLDDMHPDVIHSVCWNSNGSLLATTCKDKNLRIIDPRKGQVVAERFAAHEGMRPMRAVFTRQGHIFTTGFTRMSQRELGLWDPNNFEEPVALQEMDTSNGVLLPFYDPDSSIVYLCGKGDSSIRYFEITDEPPFVHYLNTFSSKEPQRGMGFMPKRGLDVSKCEIARFYKLHERKCEPIIMTVPRKSDLFQDDLYPDTPGPEPALEADEWLSGQDAEPVLISLRDGYVPPKHRELRVTKRNILDVRPPAGPRRSQSASDAPLSQQHTLETLLEEIKALREQVQAQEQRITALENMLCELVDGTD from the exons ATGAGCCGGCGTGTGGTTCGGCGGAGCAAGTTCCGCCATGTGTTTGGGCAGGCGGCAAAGGCTGACCAGTCCTACGAGGACATCCgtgtgtccaaggtcacatgggaCAGCTCCTTCTGTGCCGTCAACCCCAAATTCCTGGCCATTATTGTGGAGGCTGGAGGTGGAGGTGCCTTCATTGTCCTGCCTCTGGCCAAG ACAGGACGCGTGGATAAGAACTACCCACTGGTCACTGGGCACACTGCTCCTGTGCTGGACATCGACTGGTGCCCACACAATGACAACGTCATTGCCAGTGCCTCAGACGACACCACGGTCATG gTGTGGCAGATTCCAGACTGCACCCCTATGCGCAACATTACGGAACCCATCCTGACACTTGAGGGCCACTCCAAACGTGTGGGCATCCTCTGCTGGCACCCCACTGCCCGGAATGTCCTGCTCAGTGCAG GTGGTGACAATGTGATCCTCATCTGGAATGTGGGCACTGGGGAGGTGCTCCTGAGTCTAGACGACATGCACCCGGACGTCATCCACAGCGTGTGTTGGAACAGCAATGGTAGCCTGCTAGCCACCACCTGCAAGGACAAGAACCTGCGCATTATCGACCCCCGCAAGGGCCAGGTGGTGGCG gagaggtTTGCGGCCCACGAGGGAATGAGGCCCATGCGGGCCGTCTTCACGCGCCAGGGTCATATCTTCACCACGGGCTTCACCCGCATGAGCCAGCGAGAGCTGGGCCTGTGGGACCCG AACAACTTCGAGGAGCCAGTGGCACTGCAGGAGATGGACACGAGCAACGGGGTCCTACTGCCCTTCTACGATCCCGACTCCAGCATCGTCTACCTATGCGGCAAG GGCGACAGCAGCATTCGGTACTTTGAGATTACCGACGAACCACCTTTCGTGCATTACCTGAACACGTTCAGCAGCAAGGAGCCTCAGAGGGGCATGGGTTTCATGCCCAAGCGGGGGCTGGACGTCAGCAAGTGTGAGATCGCCCG GTTCTACAAGTTGCACGAAAGAAAATGTGAGCCCATCATCATGACTGTGCCCCGCAAG TCAGACCTGTTCCAGGACGACCTATACCCAGATACTCCCGGCCCCGAGCCGGCCCTAGAAGCGGACGAGTGGCTATCTGGCCAGGACGCCGAACCCGTGCTCATCTCGCTGAGGGACGGTTACGTGCCTCCCAAGCACCGCGAGCTCCGGGTCACCAAGCGCAATATTCTGGACGTGCGCCCTCCCGCCGGCCCCCGCCGCAGCCAGTCGGCCAGCGACGCCCCCTTGTCG CAGCAGCACACTCTGGAGACGCTGCTGGAGGAGATCAAGGCCCTTCGCGAGCAGGTGCAGGCCCAGGAGCAGCGCATCACGGCTCTGGAGAACATGCTGTGCGAGCTGGTGGACGGCACGGACTAG
- the CORO6 gene encoding coronin-6 isoform X4 — MSRRVVRRSKFRHVFGQAAKADQSYEDIRVSKVTWDSSFCAVNPKFLAIIVEAGGGGAFIVLPLAKTGRVDKNYPLVTGHTAPVLDIDWCPHNDNVIASASDDTTVMVWQIPDCTPMRNITEPILTLEGHSKRVGILCWHPTARNVLLSAGGDNVILIWNVGTGEVLLSLDDMHPDVIHSVCWNSNGSLLATTCKDKNLRIIDPRKGQVVAERARPHEGARPLRAVFTADGKLLSTGFSRMSERQVALWDPNNFEEPVALQEMDTSNGVLLPFYDPDSSIVYLCGKGDSSIRYFEITDEPPFVHYLNTFSSKEPQRGMGFMPKRGLDVSKCEIARFYKLHERKCEPIIMTVPRKSDLFQDDLYPDTPGPEPALEADEWLSGQDAEPVLISLRDGYVPPKHRELRVTKRNILDVRPPAGPRRSQSASDAPLSQHTLETLLEEIKALREQVQAQEQRITALENMLCELVDGTD; from the exons ATGAGCCGGCGTGTGGTTCGGCGGAGCAAGTTCCGCCATGTGTTTGGGCAGGCGGCAAAGGCTGACCAGTCCTACGAGGACATCCgtgtgtccaaggtcacatgggaCAGCTCCTTCTGTGCCGTCAACCCCAAATTCCTGGCCATTATTGTGGAGGCTGGAGGTGGAGGTGCCTTCATTGTCCTGCCTCTGGCCAAG ACAGGACGCGTGGATAAGAACTACCCACTGGTCACTGGGCACACTGCTCCTGTGCTGGACATCGACTGGTGCCCACACAATGACAACGTCATTGCCAGTGCCTCAGACGACACCACGGTCATG gTGTGGCAGATTCCAGACTGCACCCCTATGCGCAACATTACGGAACCCATCCTGACACTTGAGGGCCACTCCAAACGTGTGGGCATCCTCTGCTGGCACCCCACTGCCCGGAATGTCCTGCTCAGTGCAG GTGGTGACAATGTGATCCTCATCTGGAATGTGGGCACTGGGGAGGTGCTCCTGAGTCTAGACGACATGCACCCGGACGTCATCCACAGCGTGTGTTGGAACAGCAATGGTAGCCTGCTAGCCACCACCTGCAAGGACAAGAACCTGCGCATTATCGACCCCCGCAAGGGCCAGGTGGTGGCG GAGCGAGCCCGGCCTCACGAGGGCGCCCGCCCGCTGCGGGCCGTCTTCACTGCGGACGGGAAGCTGCTCAGCACCGGCTTCAGCAGGATGAGTGAGCGGCAAGTCGCGCTCTGGGACCCG AACAACTTCGAGGAGCCAGTGGCACTGCAGGAGATGGACACGAGCAACGGGGTCCTACTGCCCTTCTACGATCCCGACTCCAGCATCGTCTACCTATGCGGCAAG GGCGACAGCAGCATTCGGTACTTTGAGATTACCGACGAACCACCTTTCGTGCATTACCTGAACACGTTCAGCAGCAAGGAGCCTCAGAGGGGCATGGGTTTCATGCCCAAGCGGGGGCTGGACGTCAGCAAGTGTGAGATCGCCCG GTTCTACAAGTTGCACGAAAGAAAATGTGAGCCCATCATCATGACTGTGCCCCGCAAG TCAGACCTGTTCCAGGACGACCTATACCCAGATACTCCCGGCCCCGAGCCGGCCCTAGAAGCGGACGAGTGGCTATCTGGCCAGGACGCCGAACCCGTGCTCATCTCGCTGAGGGACGGTTACGTGCCTCCCAAGCACCGCGAGCTCCGGGTCACCAAGCGCAATATTCTGGACGTGCGCCCTCCCGCCGGCCCCCGCCGCAGCCAGTCGGCCAGCGACGCCCCCTTGTCG CAGCACACTCTGGAGACGCTGCTGGAGGAGATCAAGGCCCTTCGCGAGCAGGTGCAGGCCCAGGAGCAGCGCATCACGGCTCTGGAGAACATGCTGTGCGAGCTGGTGGACGGCACGGACTAG
- the CORO6 gene encoding coronin-6 isoform X2 → MSRRVVRRSKFRHVFGQAAKADQSYEDIRVSKVTWDSSFCAVNPKFLAIIVEAGGGGAFIVLPLAKTGRVDKNYPLVTGHTAPVLDIDWCPHNDNVIASASDDTTVMVWQIPDCTPMRNITEPILTLEGHSKRVGILCWHPTARNVLLSAGGDNVILIWNVGTGEVLLSLDDMHPDVIHSVCWNSNGSLLATTCKDKNLRIIDPRKGQVVAERARPHEGARPLRAVFTADGKLLSTGFSRMSERQVALWDPNNFEEPVALQEMDTSNGVLLPFYDPDSSIVYLCGKGDSSIRYFEITDEPPFVHYLNTFSSKEPQRGMGFMPKRGLDVSKCEIARFYKLHERKCEPIIMTVPRKSDLFQDDLYPDTPGPEPALEADEWLSGQDAEPVLISLRDGYVPPKHRELRVTKRNILDRRPLVGKIRLRSTPAQSTHPPPAPFLTQPLLSSAPQQQHTLETLLEEIKALREQVQAQEQRITALENMLCELVDGTD, encoded by the exons ATGAGCCGGCGTGTGGTTCGGCGGAGCAAGTTCCGCCATGTGTTTGGGCAGGCGGCAAAGGCTGACCAGTCCTACGAGGACATCCgtgtgtccaaggtcacatgggaCAGCTCCTTCTGTGCCGTCAACCCCAAATTCCTGGCCATTATTGTGGAGGCTGGAGGTGGAGGTGCCTTCATTGTCCTGCCTCTGGCCAAG ACAGGACGCGTGGATAAGAACTACCCACTGGTCACTGGGCACACTGCTCCTGTGCTGGACATCGACTGGTGCCCACACAATGACAACGTCATTGCCAGTGCCTCAGACGACACCACGGTCATG gTGTGGCAGATTCCAGACTGCACCCCTATGCGCAACATTACGGAACCCATCCTGACACTTGAGGGCCACTCCAAACGTGTGGGCATCCTCTGCTGGCACCCCACTGCCCGGAATGTCCTGCTCAGTGCAG GTGGTGACAATGTGATCCTCATCTGGAATGTGGGCACTGGGGAGGTGCTCCTGAGTCTAGACGACATGCACCCGGACGTCATCCACAGCGTGTGTTGGAACAGCAATGGTAGCCTGCTAGCCACCACCTGCAAGGACAAGAACCTGCGCATTATCGACCCCCGCAAGGGCCAGGTGGTGGCG GAGCGAGCCCGGCCTCACGAGGGCGCCCGCCCGCTGCGGGCCGTCTTCACTGCGGACGGGAAGCTGCTCAGCACCGGCTTCAGCAGGATGAGTGAGCGGCAAGTCGCGCTCTGGGACCCG AACAACTTCGAGGAGCCAGTGGCACTGCAGGAGATGGACACGAGCAACGGGGTCCTACTGCCCTTCTACGATCCCGACTCCAGCATCGTCTACCTATGCGGCAAG GGCGACAGCAGCATTCGGTACTTTGAGATTACCGACGAACCACCTTTCGTGCATTACCTGAACACGTTCAGCAGCAAGGAGCCTCAGAGGGGCATGGGTTTCATGCCCAAGCGGGGGCTGGACGTCAGCAAGTGTGAGATCGCCCG GTTCTACAAGTTGCACGAAAGAAAATGTGAGCCCATCATCATGACTGTGCCCCGCAAG TCAGACCTGTTCCAGGACGACCTATACCCAGATACTCCCGGCCCCGAGCCGGCCCTAGAAGCGGACGAGTGGCTATCTGGCCAGGACGCCGAACCCGTGCTCATCTCGCTGAGGGACGGTTACGTGCCTCCCAAGCACCGCGAGCTCCGGGTCACCAAGCGCAATATTCTGGAC CGACGCCCCCTTGTCGGTAAGATCCGGCTCCGCTCCACCCCGGCCCAGTCTACAcatccccctcccgcccccttcCTGACACAGCCTCTTCTGTCCTCCGCGCCCCAGCAGCAGCACACTCTGGAGACGCTGCTGGAGGAGATCAAGGCCCTTCGCGAGCAGGTGCAGGCCCAGGAGCAGCGCATCACGGCTCTGGAGAACATGCTGTGCGAGCTGGTGGACGGCACGGACTAG
- the CORO6 gene encoding coronin-6 isoform X5: MSRRVVRRSKFRHVFGQAAKADQSYEDIRVSKVTWDSSFCAVNPKFLAIIVEAGGGGAFIVLPLAKVWQIPDCTPMRNITEPILTLEGHSKRVGILCWHPTARNVLLSAGGDNVILIWNVGTGEVLLSLDDMHPDVIHSVCWNSNGSLLATTCKDKNLRIIDPRKGQVVAERFAAHEGMRPMRAVFTRQGHIFTTGFTRMSQRELGLWDPNNFEEPVALQEMDTSNGVLLPFYDPDSSIVYLCGKGDSSIRYFEITDEPPFVHYLNTFSSKEPQRGMGFMPKRGLDVSKCEIARFYKLHERKCEPIIMTVPRKSDLFQDDLYPDTPGPEPALEADEWLSGQDAEPVLISLRDGYVPPKHRELRVTKRNILDVRPPAGPRRSQSASDAPLSQHTLETLLEEIKALREQVQAQEQRITALENMLCELVDGTD, translated from the exons ATGAGCCGGCGTGTGGTTCGGCGGAGCAAGTTCCGCCATGTGTTTGGGCAGGCGGCAAAGGCTGACCAGTCCTACGAGGACATCCgtgtgtccaaggtcacatgggaCAGCTCCTTCTGTGCCGTCAACCCCAAATTCCTGGCCATTATTGTGGAGGCTGGAGGTGGAGGTGCCTTCATTGTCCTGCCTCTGGCCAAG gTGTGGCAGATTCCAGACTGCACCCCTATGCGCAACATTACGGAACCCATCCTGACACTTGAGGGCCACTCCAAACGTGTGGGCATCCTCTGCTGGCACCCCACTGCCCGGAATGTCCTGCTCAGTGCAG GTGGTGACAATGTGATCCTCATCTGGAATGTGGGCACTGGGGAGGTGCTCCTGAGTCTAGACGACATGCACCCGGACGTCATCCACAGCGTGTGTTGGAACAGCAATGGTAGCCTGCTAGCCACCACCTGCAAGGACAAGAACCTGCGCATTATCGACCCCCGCAAGGGCCAGGTGGTGGCG gagaggtTTGCGGCCCACGAGGGAATGAGGCCCATGCGGGCCGTCTTCACGCGCCAGGGTCATATCTTCACCACGGGCTTCACCCGCATGAGCCAGCGAGAGCTGGGCCTGTGGGACCCG AACAACTTCGAGGAGCCAGTGGCACTGCAGGAGATGGACACGAGCAACGGGGTCCTACTGCCCTTCTACGATCCCGACTCCAGCATCGTCTACCTATGCGGCAAG GGCGACAGCAGCATTCGGTACTTTGAGATTACCGACGAACCACCTTTCGTGCATTACCTGAACACGTTCAGCAGCAAGGAGCCTCAGAGGGGCATGGGTTTCATGCCCAAGCGGGGGCTGGACGTCAGCAAGTGTGAGATCGCCCG GTTCTACAAGTTGCACGAAAGAAAATGTGAGCCCATCATCATGACTGTGCCCCGCAAG TCAGACCTGTTCCAGGACGACCTATACCCAGATACTCCCGGCCCCGAGCCGGCCCTAGAAGCGGACGAGTGGCTATCTGGCCAGGACGCCGAACCCGTGCTCATCTCGCTGAGGGACGGTTACGTGCCTCCCAAGCACCGCGAGCTCCGGGTCACCAAGCGCAATATTCTGGACGTGCGCCCTCCCGCCGGCCCCCGCCGCAGCCAGTCGGCCAGCGACGCCCCCTTGTCG CAGCACACTCTGGAGACGCTGCTGGAGGAGATCAAGGCCCTTCGCGAGCAGGTGCAGGCCCAGGAGCAGCGCATCACGGCTCTGGAGAACATGCTGTGCGAGCTGGTGGACGGCACGGACTAG